Proteins from a single region of Oryza brachyantha chromosome 6, ObraRS2, whole genome shotgun sequence:
- the LOC102713003 gene encoding uncharacterized protein LOC102713003 isoform X1, with translation MEPYFREIHWDDIESIMQIPFLGFNGRLDPCFLVPFVGSAKDSVENYDPSCVLVEDESSHLNSNLGKDNDELESNIVHSKQDLLESSDFVGANMELVINNGSNDEHGDQDMQEVVLQEEQPMEVEQGHGKSDAIALPTCREEPEASLHWLLGARDRFVLTSERPNKKRKLLGADAGLERLVQLPLLEGETGTTCDVCCLRESGTSSNKMLHCSSCEVSVHQKCYGVHVVPDQSWLCAWCKSIRSARRHTRSDAGRTALMPCVLCPKEKGALKPVKRESDQITDGGNQKFVHLFCSLWTPEVVVENMDSMEPVTNVEDIQENRTKLVCSLCKVMHGACIRCSHGACRACFHPICARESKHQMEIWGKTGNANVEMRAFCLKHSSVQETSSIQNGKISAEEDTSQIELDDAALVTQKKQQLRFTRNNKDKCTNSTIVSSSSSSLNKQATELATSPSTARSMESQDTHITDMAVDRPREDSNLSNSGDVSTALRKLIDEGKVNVGEIESELGMSSECLEAALVPETATFSPGLKLKIIKLLENSAHVPSFQVKYSKDGSLAPQGTLFTEGDNTNKDWADSVENGFHNCGDCGEDFISGQCFLSQDGYRCYVHPFIEKKLRNLWDHIFKSNKHAIFCHEQSTGAPHEQCVGSSLTEPEQLADISASDQVSKAKSSGILEHSPHDEIEGEIVYLQSRLLNNFGDSKQRNEDLVLKIVQSLSHDLDSFNKRKWDHIIANQFLRDLREAKKRGNTERRHKEAQAIMAAAAPCMLPTSQNAPVRKVAECDVPSAKQESVPDVVTAKQDVHSPKQESIPKSNTGSSRVSQMISVQQANDSSPNSKMSAEANIGIFDLAKFSKKNALPCDICMRCETVLNRIFVCSSCKAAVHLDCYWSVTNPAGPWKCELCQEMPSDAVAGSQSDCNGAKPCLAQCDLCNGTSGAFRKTIKGRWVHSFCAEWLLESMFTRGQCNAVDGMESLPKDKDTCSICHHNVGVCLKCSNVDCQITFHPACARDAGFYMDTKKVGSMLRHKAYCGKHGIEQRKADLQLHGPEEVKSMKKMRVHLEILRLICERIVKREKLKKDLVVCGHDILAAKRNSIASSMRTSYCGSGPGASSESATTSVNNSYSGIMQRSDDVTVDSIISRKPTVRFSLNNRDADRNTADSSTSSISYKQKLDDRESLADMNLPKKPATAMQKSEEGEMKSLDKKSQRPPKSIVYTRRSALSKKKQLSQNVEGPGG, from the exons ATGGAGCCGTATTTCCGGGAGATTCACTGGGATGATATTGAGTCGATAATGCAGATTCCATTTCTCGGGTTTAATGGGCGGCTCGATCCATGCTTTCTTGTGCCTTTCGTGGGCAGTGCGAAGGATTCTGTGGAGAATTACGACCCTTCTTGTGTGCTCGTGGAAGACGAAAGCTCacatttaaactcaaatttggGCAAGGACAACGATGAGTTGGAGAGTAACATAGTCCATAGCAAACAAGATTTGCTTGAGAGCTCAGATTTTGTTGGGGCTAATATGGAGCTGGTCATCAACAATGGGTCTAATGATGAGCACGGGGATCAGGATATGCAGGAGGTGGTTTTGCAGGAAGAGCAGCCGATGGAAGTTGAACAAGGTCATGGTAAGAGTGATGCCATAGCTTTGCCAACGTGCAGGGAGGAACCAGAGGCTTCATTGCATTGGCTCCTGGGTGCAAGAGACCGATTTGTGCTCACCTCAGAGCGCCCGAACAAGAAGAGGAAGTTGTTGGGTGCAGATGCTGGGCTAGAGCGGCTTGTGCAACTGCCACTCTTGGAAGGTGAGACTGGTACAACCTGTGATGTATGTTGTTTGAGAGAGAGTGGTACATCCTCCAATAAGATGCTACATTGCAGTAGCTGTGAGGTGTCAGTGCACCAGAAATGTTATGGCGTGCATGTTGTGCCAGATCAATCTTGGTTGTGTGCCTGGTGTAAGAGTATCAGATCTGCACGGAGGCACACACGGAGTGATGCAGGAAGAACTGCCTTAATGCCTTGTGTGCTTTGTCCAAAGGAGAAAGGTGCTTTGAAGCCTGTAAAAAGGGAATCTGATCAAATTACAGATGGGGGcaaccaaaaatttgtacacTTGTTTTGTAGTCTCTGGACACCAGAGGTTGTTGTAGAGAACATGGATTCAATGGAACCAGTTACTAATGTAGAAGATATACAAGAGAACCGGACAAAATTGGTGTGCAGTCTTTGCAAGGTCATGCATGGTGCATGCATTCGATGTAGCCATG GAGCATGCCGGGCCTGCTTTCACCCTATATGTGCAAGAGAGTCAAAGCATCAGATGGAGATATGGGGGAAAACTGGGAACGCCAAT GTTGAGATGAGGGCATTTTGCTTGAAGCATTCGTCCGTCCAAGAAACTAGCTCAATACAGAATGGCAAAATCTCTGCTGAAGAGGATACCTCACAAATCGAGCTTGATGATGCAGCCCTTGTTACTCAGAAGAAACAACAACTGAGATTTACACGCAATAACAAGGACAAATGTACCAACAGCACGATTGTTAGCTCTAGTTCATCTAGCCTAAACAAACAGGCGACAGAATTGGCCACGTCTCCATCTACTGCTAGGAGTATGGAAAGTCAAGATACCCATATCACAGATATGGCTGTTGATCGACCTAGAGAAGATAGTAATCTGAGCAATTCGGGTGATGTTTCTACAGCTCTTAGAAAG CTAATTGATGAAGGAAAGGTTAATGTGGGGGAAATAGAATCAGAATTGGGCATGTCTTCAGAATGTTTGGAAGCTGCTCTTGTG CCTGAAACAGCGACCTTCTCCCCTGGTTTGAAGTTGAAAATAATCAAGTTACTGGAGAACTCTGCTCATGTGCCTTCTTTTCAAGTGAAGTATTCTAAAGATGGCTCTTTGGCACCACAAG GTACTTTGTTTACAG AGGGCGATAATACTAACAAAGACTGGGCTGATTCAGTAGAAAATGGTTTCCACAATTGTGGTGATTGTGGTGAAGATTTCATTTCTGGCCAATGTTTTCTCAG CCAAGATGGTTACCGATGCTATGTTCATCCATTCATCGAGAAAAAGTTGAGGAACTTGTGGGatcatatttttaagtcaAATAAGCATGCAATATTTTGTCATG AGCAATCAACCGGTGCTCCACATGAACAATGTGTTGGTAGCTCATTAACAGAACCTGAACAACTGGCAGACATATCTGCATCAGATCAAGTTTCTAAAGCAAAATCATCAGGTATCCTTGAGCATTCACCCCATGATGAAATAGAAGGAGAAATAGTTTATCTACAATCCAGGCTACTAAACAATTTTGGTGATTCAAAGCAGAGAAATG AAGATCTGGTACTCAAGATTGTCCAGAGTCTTTCGCATGACCTGGATTCTTTCAATAAGAGAAAATGGGACCATATCATTGCAAATCAGTTCCTCCGTGACTTAAGGGAAGCCAAGAAGCGTGGAAACACAGAGAGGAGACACAAGGAAGCTCAGGCTATCATGGCTGCAGCTGCACCTTGTATGTTACCTACCTCGCAAAATGCACCAGTGAGGAAAGTGGCAGAATGCGATGTACCGTCTGCCAAACAAGAG TCTGTTCCTGATGTAGTGACTGCCAAGCAAGATGTTCATAGTCCCAAACAAGAG AGTATACCAAAATCCAATACTGGATCTTCAAGAGTTAGCCAAATGATTTCTGTGCAACAAGCAAATGATTCATCACCTAACAGTAAAATGTCAGCAGAAGCTAATATTGGCATTTTTGATCTGGCAAAGTTTTCCAAGAAAAATGCTCTTCCATGTGATATTTGCATGAGATGTGAGACTGTACTTAACCGGATATTTGTCTGCTCCAGCTGCAAG GCTGCTGTGCACTTGGATTGCTATTGGAGTGTGACAAATCCTGCAGGCCCCTGGAAGTGTGAACTTTGCCAAGAGATGCCATCAGATGCTGTTGCTGGCAGTCAATCAGATTGCAATGGTGCAAAACCATGCTTGGCGCAGTGTGATTTGTGCAATGGCACATCTGGTGCttttagaaaaacaataaaGGGGCGATGGGTTCATTCTTTTTGTGCTGAG TGGCTGTTGGAGAGCATGTTCACAAGGGGACAATGTAATGCAGTAGATGGAATG GAGAGCCTTCCCAAGGATAAGGACACATGCTCTATCTGCCACCACAATGTTGGCGTATGCTTGAAG TGCAGTAATGTGGACTGTCAAATTACTTTCCATCCTGCATGCGCTAGGGATGCTGGTTTTTACATGGATACAAAAAAGGTTGGTAGCATGTTGCGACATAAAGCATATTGTGGCAAACATGGTATTGAGCAAAGAAAG GCTGACTTACAACTACATGGGCCTGAGGAGGTCAAgagcatgaaaaaaatgagg GTTCATTTGGAAATATTACGCCTTATTTGTGAAAGGATTgtgaaaagagagaaattgaAG AAAGATTTGGTTGTATGTGGACATGATATACTGGCTGCAAAAAGGAATTCTATTGCCTCGTCAATGCGGACTTCATATTGTGGATCTGGACCTGGAGCAAGTTCAGAATCTGCAACAACTTCTGTCAATAACTCATATAGTGGGATAATGCAGAGATCAGATGATGTCACAGTGGACAGTATTATTTCCAGGAAACCTACCGTCAGATTCTCTCTCAATAACAGGGATGCTGATAGGAACACAGCCGACAGTTCAACATCATCAATATCTTACAAGCAGAAGCTGGATGATCGGGAATCACTTGCTGATATGAATCTTCCGAAGAAACCAGCGACTGCCATGCAGAAATCAGAAGAGGGCGAAATGAAATCATTAGATAAAAAG AGCCAACGCCCTCCAAAGAGCATTGTCTACACTCGACGTAGCGCCTTGTCAAAAAAGAAGCAATTGAGTCAGAATGTAGAAGGACCTGGTGGATAG
- the LOC102713003 gene encoding uncharacterized protein LOC102713003 isoform X2: MEPYFREIHWDDIESIMQIPFLGFNGRLDPCFLVPFVGSAKDSVENYDPSCVLVEDESSHLNSNLGKDNDELESNIVHSKQDLLESSDFVGANMELVINNGSNDEHGDQDMQEVVLQEEQPMEVEQGHGKSDAIALPTCREEPEASLHWLLGARDRFVLTSERPNKKRKLLGADAGLERLVQLPLLEGETGTTCDVCCLRESGTSSNKMLHCSSCEVSVHQKCYGVHVVPDQSWLCAWCKSIRSARRHTRSDAGRTALMPCVLCPKEKGALKPVKRESDQITDGGNQKFVHLFCSLWTPEVVVENMDSMEPVTNVEDIQENRTKLVCSLCKVMHGACIRCSHGACRACFHPICARESKHQMEIWGKTGNANVEMRAFCLKHSSVQETSSIQNGKISAEEDTSQIELDDAALVTQKKQQLRFTRNNKDKCTNSTIVSSSSSSLNKQATELATSPSTARSMESQDTHITDMAVDRPREDSNLSNSGDVSTALRKLIDEGKVNVGEIESELGMSSECLEAALVPETATFSPGLKLKIIKLLENSAHVPSFQVKYSKDGSLAPQGTLFTGESKSLTDTQICSELEEGISSFDHCCPEGDNTNKDWADSVENGFHNCGDCGEDFISGQCFLSQDGYRCYVHPFIEKKLRNLWDHIFKSNKHAIFCHEQSTGAPHEQCVGSSLTEPEQLADISASDQVSKAKSSGILEHSPHDEIEGEIVYLQSRLLNNFGDSKQRNEDLVLKIVQSLSHDLDSFNKRKWDHIIANQFLRDLREAKKRGNTERRHKEAQAIMAAAAPCMLPTSQNAPVRKVAECDVPSAKQESVPDVVTAKQDVHSPKQESIPKSNTGSSRVSQMISVQQANDSSPNSKMSAEANIGIFDLAKFSKKNALPCDICMRCETVLNRIFVCSSCKAAVHLDCYWSVTNPAGPWKCELCQEMPSDAVAGSQSDCNGAKPCLAQCDLCNGTSGAFRKTIKGRWVHSFCAEWLLESMFTRGQCNAVDGMESLPKDKDTCSICHHNVGVCLKCSNVDCQITFHPACARDAGFYMDTKKVGSMLRHKAYCGKHGIEQRKADLQLHGPEEVKSMKKMRVHLEILRLICERIVKREKLKKDLVVCGHDILAAKRNSIASSMRTSYCGSGPGASSESATTSVNNSYSGIMQRSDDVTVDSIISRKPTVRFSLNNRDADRNTADSSTSSISYKQKLDDRESLADMNLPKKPATAMQKSEEGEMKSLDKKSQRPPKSIVYTRRSALSKKKQLSQNVEGPGG, translated from the exons ATGGAGCCGTATTTCCGGGAGATTCACTGGGATGATATTGAGTCGATAATGCAGATTCCATTTCTCGGGTTTAATGGGCGGCTCGATCCATGCTTTCTTGTGCCTTTCGTGGGCAGTGCGAAGGATTCTGTGGAGAATTACGACCCTTCTTGTGTGCTCGTGGAAGACGAAAGCTCacatttaaactcaaatttggGCAAGGACAACGATGAGTTGGAGAGTAACATAGTCCATAGCAAACAAGATTTGCTTGAGAGCTCAGATTTTGTTGGGGCTAATATGGAGCTGGTCATCAACAATGGGTCTAATGATGAGCACGGGGATCAGGATATGCAGGAGGTGGTTTTGCAGGAAGAGCAGCCGATGGAAGTTGAACAAGGTCATGGTAAGAGTGATGCCATAGCTTTGCCAACGTGCAGGGAGGAACCAGAGGCTTCATTGCATTGGCTCCTGGGTGCAAGAGACCGATTTGTGCTCACCTCAGAGCGCCCGAACAAGAAGAGGAAGTTGTTGGGTGCAGATGCTGGGCTAGAGCGGCTTGTGCAACTGCCACTCTTGGAAGGTGAGACTGGTACAACCTGTGATGTATGTTGTTTGAGAGAGAGTGGTACATCCTCCAATAAGATGCTACATTGCAGTAGCTGTGAGGTGTCAGTGCACCAGAAATGTTATGGCGTGCATGTTGTGCCAGATCAATCTTGGTTGTGTGCCTGGTGTAAGAGTATCAGATCTGCACGGAGGCACACACGGAGTGATGCAGGAAGAACTGCCTTAATGCCTTGTGTGCTTTGTCCAAAGGAGAAAGGTGCTTTGAAGCCTGTAAAAAGGGAATCTGATCAAATTACAGATGGGGGcaaccaaaaatttgtacacTTGTTTTGTAGTCTCTGGACACCAGAGGTTGTTGTAGAGAACATGGATTCAATGGAACCAGTTACTAATGTAGAAGATATACAAGAGAACCGGACAAAATTGGTGTGCAGTCTTTGCAAGGTCATGCATGGTGCATGCATTCGATGTAGCCATG GAGCATGCCGGGCCTGCTTTCACCCTATATGTGCAAGAGAGTCAAAGCATCAGATGGAGATATGGGGGAAAACTGGGAACGCCAAT GTTGAGATGAGGGCATTTTGCTTGAAGCATTCGTCCGTCCAAGAAACTAGCTCAATACAGAATGGCAAAATCTCTGCTGAAGAGGATACCTCACAAATCGAGCTTGATGATGCAGCCCTTGTTACTCAGAAGAAACAACAACTGAGATTTACACGCAATAACAAGGACAAATGTACCAACAGCACGATTGTTAGCTCTAGTTCATCTAGCCTAAACAAACAGGCGACAGAATTGGCCACGTCTCCATCTACTGCTAGGAGTATGGAAAGTCAAGATACCCATATCACAGATATGGCTGTTGATCGACCTAGAGAAGATAGTAATCTGAGCAATTCGGGTGATGTTTCTACAGCTCTTAGAAAG CTAATTGATGAAGGAAAGGTTAATGTGGGGGAAATAGAATCAGAATTGGGCATGTCTTCAGAATGTTTGGAAGCTGCTCTTGTG CCTGAAACAGCGACCTTCTCCCCTGGTTTGAAGTTGAAAATAATCAAGTTACTGGAGAACTCTGCTCATGTGCCTTCTTTTCAAGTGAAGTATTCTAAAGATGGCTCTTTGGCACCACAAG GTACTTTGTTTACAGGTGAGAGTAAGAGCTTAACTGATACACAAATTTGCTCAGAGCTGGAGGAAGGCATCTCTTCATTTGATCATTGTTGTCCAGAGGGCGATAATACTAACAAAGACTGGGCTGATTCAGTAGAAAATGGTTTCCACAATTGTGGTGATTGTGGTGAAGATTTCATTTCTGGCCAATGTTTTCTCAG CCAAGATGGTTACCGATGCTATGTTCATCCATTCATCGAGAAAAAGTTGAGGAACTTGTGGGatcatatttttaagtcaAATAAGCATGCAATATTTTGTCATG AGCAATCAACCGGTGCTCCACATGAACAATGTGTTGGTAGCTCATTAACAGAACCTGAACAACTGGCAGACATATCTGCATCAGATCAAGTTTCTAAAGCAAAATCATCAGGTATCCTTGAGCATTCACCCCATGATGAAATAGAAGGAGAAATAGTTTATCTACAATCCAGGCTACTAAACAATTTTGGTGATTCAAAGCAGAGAAATG AAGATCTGGTACTCAAGATTGTCCAGAGTCTTTCGCATGACCTGGATTCTTTCAATAAGAGAAAATGGGACCATATCATTGCAAATCAGTTCCTCCGTGACTTAAGGGAAGCCAAGAAGCGTGGAAACACAGAGAGGAGACACAAGGAAGCTCAGGCTATCATGGCTGCAGCTGCACCTTGTATGTTACCTACCTCGCAAAATGCACCAGTGAGGAAAGTGGCAGAATGCGATGTACCGTCTGCCAAACAAGAG TCTGTTCCTGATGTAGTGACTGCCAAGCAAGATGTTCATAGTCCCAAACAAGAG AGTATACCAAAATCCAATACTGGATCTTCAAGAGTTAGCCAAATGATTTCTGTGCAACAAGCAAATGATTCATCACCTAACAGTAAAATGTCAGCAGAAGCTAATATTGGCATTTTTGATCTGGCAAAGTTTTCCAAGAAAAATGCTCTTCCATGTGATATTTGCATGAGATGTGAGACTGTACTTAACCGGATATTTGTCTGCTCCAGCTGCAAG GCTGCTGTGCACTTGGATTGCTATTGGAGTGTGACAAATCCTGCAGGCCCCTGGAAGTGTGAACTTTGCCAAGAGATGCCATCAGATGCTGTTGCTGGCAGTCAATCAGATTGCAATGGTGCAAAACCATGCTTGGCGCAGTGTGATTTGTGCAATGGCACATCTGGTGCttttagaaaaacaataaaGGGGCGATGGGTTCATTCTTTTTGTGCTGAG TGGCTGTTGGAGAGCATGTTCACAAGGGGACAATGTAATGCAGTAGATGGAATG GAGAGCCTTCCCAAGGATAAGGACACATGCTCTATCTGCCACCACAATGTTGGCGTATGCTTGAAG TGCAGTAATGTGGACTGTCAAATTACTTTCCATCCTGCATGCGCTAGGGATGCTGGTTTTTACATGGATACAAAAAAGGTTGGTAGCATGTTGCGACATAAAGCATATTGTGGCAAACATGGTATTGAGCAAAGAAAG GCTGACTTACAACTACATGGGCCTGAGGAGGTCAAgagcatgaaaaaaatgagg GTTCATTTGGAAATATTACGCCTTATTTGTGAAAGGATTgtgaaaagagagaaattgaAG AAAGATTTGGTTGTATGTGGACATGATATACTGGCTGCAAAAAGGAATTCTATTGCCTCGTCAATGCGGACTTCATATTGTGGATCTGGACCTGGAGCAAGTTCAGAATCTGCAACAACTTCTGTCAATAACTCATATAGTGGGATAATGCAGAGATCAGATGATGTCACAGTGGACAGTATTATTTCCAGGAAACCTACCGTCAGATTCTCTCTCAATAACAGGGATGCTGATAGGAACACAGCCGACAGTTCAACATCATCAATATCTTACAAGCAGAAGCTGGATGATCGGGAATCACTTGCTGATATGAATCTTCCGAAGAAACCAGCGACTGCCATGCAGAAATCAGAAGAGGGCGAAATGAAATCATTAGATAAAAAG AGCCAACGCCCTCCAAAGAGCATTGTCTACACTCGACGTAGCGCCTTGTCAAAAAAGAAGCAATTGAGTCAGAATGTAGAAGGACCTGGTGGATAG